One Bacteroidota bacterium genomic window, GACAAAGTTCTGCAAGCGTCTGTTCCCCTTCGCCGATGATGACAACATCGGCATGGTGCCGGAGGTATTCTTCAGCGTGGTCGGTGGCGTCGGAGCCGTGAACGACAACGAACGCGCCGTGCTCCTTTGCAATTGCAGTCATTGAGAATGCCGCCTCCCGCATCCTGCTCAAACACATCTTGTTCAAATAATTAAAATCGTCGTCGTAGATCGCGACGACGGCAGGACGGTCTTGCCGAAGCGCCGTGCGGAGCTCGTTCTCCGATCTCGCCAGCATCGTGTCGAATAATGCGACGGAGAACTCACGTTGTTCCAAGTACCGCGCGGCGTACAGCGTGCCCAACGGCGGATACGGCATCATCGCTTTGGCCTGCTTCGGGTCGAAGCGGATGAAATACGAATGAGTGAGGAGTACGTCCATCATTCCGCCTGCTCAACGCCACATTGCTTGAGACGCCGTTGAAAGGCATTCAAGATACGGGATTTATGATCGTCATACCAGACCGATGAAATATGCGGGGAGCATTGGAAAAGGGACTCGAATTTGCCTTCGTCGAGGTGCCTGTTTCTCCTCCTCCAGTAATGCCGTGCGGTCTTCATCAGAAAATCATCGATTGCGGTGAGGGGGAAAACATCCAGCACAACTTCAAGCGCCCGCTGGCAGATAGAAGGCGCACCGGAGATCGACCGAACAGGAGAATCTCCGTTGTGCCAGTTGGGAAGGTAACGGCCGGTCCATGCGTTGACCGACTGAAAACGGCGATATGCATCTTCGTTCCAGAGAACTCTCGTCGTTGCGATCTCAACGGCATTGAACATGTCCTGCTCGGAGAACAATAAACCGTTTTCCGTTACGAAGAGGTTGAAGCAGAAATATTTGACCGAGTTAAAAAGAAATATCCGTCGCACGGCCGTCAGGATCATTTTCGGGATCCATAGCCGGTTCGGAGCCGTCACGATCATGAAGTCGACATCGCTCGATGGATGTGCGACATTTTTCGACAGCGATCCCGTAATGAACACTGCACGTACAAACGGGATTTGTTTCAACAAGAACGAGATCCACCGAGCGCGCTTCAGCATCGTTGAAGCGCGGCGCTCGTTCTCGATCCGCGATCTCACGATCTCGGGGGTCCGGTCCGAAAAAAAGTAATAGCCGTTTTTGGATTTCAGCACGCCATGTGCCTCAAGTGAGCGCAGCGTCTCCTCGAGCGTTTGCTGAGTCACGGAGTTGTGCGGAAGAAATTTGTATACCTGATGCCTGGAAAGCGGGTATGAGAACACGTCGAAGTACGCAAACGTCCGCAAAACATCCTGTTGAAGCGCTGTGAGCGTATGGTCCATGTTCAAGGGATTGGAAAGCTGCGGCGAAACGACCGTTCAGGAAATTATTCCTCCCCCTTTTCGCGTTATAACCGGATTTTACGGAACAAAATTCCGCTTCGACGCGATAAGGGGGACAAAATTTTGCAGAGAAAAGTGTGGAAGGGGTTCCACATGACTTGAAATTGAGAGAATATTTCGCTATGTAGCAATTCACCGTTCGGAATCGCATATTGCTCGATTCCGTTTCTGAATCACTAATTTCGTGAATTGCCGCTTCGGAACATCTTCGCAAGGATATATTATGAAACAACTTCTGACTGTTCTTACGTTCATCGGTATTGTTTGGGAAAGCGCAGCCGCGGGAACCGAATCCCGCTTCATGAGATACCCCGACATCTATAAAGATAAGATCGTGTTCACCTACGAAGGGGACCTCTGGCTTGCGGCGACGAGCGGCGGCGCCGCGCGCCGTATCACGAGCGCGCCGGGATCGGAATATTATGCAAAATTTTCACCCGACGG contains:
- a CDS encoding nucleotidyltransferase domain-containing protein, producing the protein MDHTLTALQQDVLRTFAYFDVFSYPLSRHQVYKFLPHNSVTQQTLEETLRSLEAHGVLKSKNGYYFFSDRTPEIVRSRIENERRASTMLKRARWISFLLKQIPFVRAVFITGSLSKNVAHPSSDVDFMIVTAPNRLWIPKMILTAVRRIFLFNSVKYFCFNLFVTENGLLFSEQDMFNAVEIATTRVLWNEDAYRRFQSVNAWTGRYLPNWHNGDSPVRSISGAPSICQRALEVVLDVFPLTAIDDFLMKTARHYWRRRNRHLDEGKFESLFQCSPHISSVWYDDHKSRILNAFQRRLKQCGVEQAE